Proteins encoded together in one Kingella oralis window:
- the hchA gene encoding glyoxalase III HchA: MTELSRQPVADRAEHNAFFPSEYSLSQYTAPKTNFAGTKFAQPYTGGKFKVLMVAADERYLQMQNGKFFSTGNHPVETLLPMLHIHKAGFEIDVAILSGNHAKFEMWAMPNEDAAIAEIYAEYLPKLDKPAKLADILDAVTAPDSPYLAVLIPGGHGAFNKLPESREMQRLLDWALANDKFVITLCHGPAALAAAAVGRADADFPFKGYELCVFPDALDEGANLDIGYMPGKLPWLLAKRLEELGMVVKNSKTGIDGSVHKDRRLLTGDSPLAGNALGILAADELLKAVGVA, from the coding sequence ATGACCGAACTGTCCCGCCAACCCGTTGCCGACCGCGCCGAGCATAATGCGTTTTTCCCGTCCGAATATTCGCTGTCGCAATACACCGCGCCCAAAACCAATTTTGCCGGCACAAAATTTGCCCAACCCTACACCGGCGGCAAATTCAAAGTGCTGATGGTGGCAGCCGACGAGCGCTACCTGCAAATGCAAAACGGCAAATTTTTCTCAACGGGCAACCACCCCGTAGAAACGTTGCTGCCGATGCTGCATATCCACAAAGCAGGCTTTGAAATTGACGTGGCAATCTTGTCGGGCAACCATGCCAAATTTGAAATGTGGGCGATGCCGAACGAAGATGCCGCCATCGCCGAAATCTATGCCGAATATCTGCCCAAGCTGGACAAACCCGCCAAATTGGCGGACATTCTGGACGCGGTAACCGCGCCCGATTCGCCCTATTTGGCGGTGCTGATTCCCGGCGGGCACGGCGCGTTTAACAAGCTGCCCGAAAGCCGCGAGATGCAACGCCTGCTGGATTGGGCATTGGCAAACGATAAATTTGTCATCACGCTGTGCCACGGGCCGGCGGCGTTGGCAGCGGCGGCGGTGGGTCGCGCCGATGCGGATTTCCCGTTTAAAGGCTACGAATTGTGCGTGTTCCCCGATGCGCTCGACGAAGGCGCGAATTTGGACATCGGCTATATGCCCGGCAAACTGCCTTGGCTGCTGGCAAAACGCTTGGAAGAGCTGGGCATGGTGGTGAAAAACAGCAAAACCGGCATCGACGGCAGCGTGCACAAAGACCGCCGCCTGCTCACCGGCGACAGCCCTTTGGCGGGCAACGCGCTGGGCATTTTGGCGGCGGACGAATTGCTTAAAGCGGTTGGCGTAGCGTAA
- the tig gene encoding trigger factor, with product MSAAVETLEKLERKVIVSLSWLDINEATDKELKKAQRRVKIDGFRPGKAPLKMVAQMYGAGIQNDVLNDLAQQAFNKVAQEQNLRIAAVTKIEPVEGEESADALKVAFTYETFPEIKIGDLSALNIEKVSAEVGDKEVDDTVEILRKQRTRYNRVERAAQNGDRVIIDFEGKIDGEPFAGGSSKNYPFLLGNGEMLPEFEAGVLGLKEGESKDVEVNFPEDYHGKEVAGKTAVFTITVHNVAEPMLPEVDADFAKALGIADGDVAKMREEIKKNVAREVKRRVDARNTDAVMEALRGAHSFDLPQAFVKDEAQRLADEMKQNFAQQGLDAANFDLPADMFTERAEQRVALGLLLPALVEEFKLQATDEQVKAIIADVADSYEDPQEVMDWYFADRSRLAGPTNLAVEANVVDYVLGKANVTEKALSFEEVMGANA from the coding sequence ATGAGCGCAGCAGTTGAAACATTAGAAAAATTGGAACGTAAAGTCATCGTATCTTTGTCTTGGTTAGACATCAACGAAGCCACCGACAAAGAGCTGAAAAAAGCGCAACGCCGCGTGAAAATCGACGGCTTCCGCCCCGGCAAAGCCCCTTTGAAAATGGTTGCCCAAATGTATGGCGCGGGCATTCAAAACGACGTGTTGAACGATTTGGCGCAACAAGCGTTCAACAAAGTGGCGCAAGAGCAAAACCTGCGCATCGCCGCCGTCACCAAAATTGAGCCCGTTGAAGGCGAAGAAAGCGCCGACGCTTTGAAAGTGGCGTTCACCTACGAAACCTTCCCCGAAATCAAAATCGGCGATTTGTCTGCCTTAAACATTGAAAAAGTGAGCGCCGAAGTGGGCGACAAAGAAGTGGACGACACCGTTGAAATCTTGCGCAAACAACGCACCCGCTATAACCGCGTGGAGCGCGCCGCGCAAAACGGCGACCGCGTGATTATCGACTTTGAAGGCAAAATCGACGGCGAGCCTTTTGCCGGCGGTTCGTCTAAAAACTATCCTTTCCTGCTGGGCAACGGCGAAATGCTGCCTGAATTTGAAGCGGGCGTGCTGGGCTTGAAAGAAGGCGAAAGCAAAGACGTGGAAGTGAACTTCCCCGAGGATTACCACGGCAAAGAAGTGGCCGGCAAAACCGCCGTGTTCACCATCACCGTGCACAATGTTGCCGAGCCTATGTTGCCCGAAGTGGATGCCGATTTTGCCAAAGCCTTGGGCATTGCCGATGGCGATGTTGCCAAAATGCGCGAGGAAATCAAGAAAAACGTGGCGCGCGAAGTGAAACGCCGCGTGGATGCACGCAACACCGATGCCGTTATGGAAGCCTTGCGCGGCGCGCATTCGTTTGATTTGCCACAGGCTTTTGTGAAAGACGAAGCGCAACGCTTGGCAGATGAAATGAAACAAAACTTCGCGCAACAAGGCTTGGATGCCGCCAACTTTGATTTGCCTGCCGATATGTTTACCGAACGCGCCGAGCAGCGCGTGGCATTGGGCCTGCTGCTGCCCGCTTTGGTGGAAGAATTCAAACTGCAAGCCACCGACGAGCAAGTGAAAGCGATTATCGCCGATGTTGCCGACAGCTACGAAGACCCGCAAGAAGTGATGGATTGGTATTTTGCCGACCGCAGCCGCCTGGCAGGCCCGACCAATTTGGCGGTGGAAGCCAATGTGGTGGATTATGTGCTGGGCAAAGCCAACGTTACCGAAAAAGCATTGAGCTTTGAAGAAGTGATGGGCGCAAACGCTTAA
- the ubiG gene encoding bifunctional 2-polyprenyl-6-hydroxyphenol methylase/3-demethylubiquinol 3-O-methyltransferase UbiG — protein sequence MTNETINVDPNEIAKFSQIADKWWDKTGEFKPLHDINPLRLDYIDQHAHLAGKTVLDVGCGGGILSESMARRGAASVLGVDMAELSLQTAQAHADAGRVANVAYRCVSVEDLAAEMPQAFDVVTCMEMLEHVPDPASIIRACAKLAKADGWVFFSTINRNPKSYLHAVLGAEYVLNLVPKGTHDWQKFITPAELARMARQAELDVVDTRGMSFNLLTRQYFLQDDVRVNYMVACRAG from the coding sequence ATGACCAACGAAACCATCAACGTTGACCCCAACGAAATCGCCAAGTTCAGCCAAATCGCCGATAAATGGTGGGACAAAACGGGCGAGTTCAAACCGCTGCACGACATCAACCCCCTGCGCTTGGACTATATTGACCAACACGCCCACTTGGCGGGCAAGACGGTGCTGGATGTGGGCTGCGGCGGCGGCATATTGTCGGAAAGCATGGCGCGGCGCGGTGCGGCAAGCGTGTTGGGCGTGGACATGGCAGAATTGTCGCTGCAAACCGCGCAGGCGCACGCCGATGCCGGGCGCGTGGCAAACGTTGCCTACCGCTGCGTGAGCGTGGAAGATTTGGCGGCGGAAATGCCGCAAGCGTTTGACGTGGTAACGTGCATGGAAATGCTGGAACACGTGCCCGACCCCGCCTCCATCATCCGCGCCTGCGCCAAGCTGGCAAAAGCCGATGGTTGGGTGTTTTTTTCCACCATCAACCGCAATCCCAAATCGTATCTGCACGCGGTGCTGGGCGCGGAATATGTGCTCAACCTTGTGCCCAAAGGCACGCACGATTGGCAAAAATTCATCACGCCCGCCGAATTAGCGCGCATGGCGCGGCAGGCAGAGCTGGATGTGGTGGACACGCGCGGGATGTCGTTCAACCTGCTCACGCGGCAGTATTTTTTGCAGGATGATGTGCGCGTGAACTATATGGTGGCGTGCAGGGCGGGTTGA
- a CDS encoding NADH-quinone oxidoreductase subunit M, whose protein sequence is MFFNNLLSLAIWLPILAGVLVLATGSDEKAPLARILALVGAAASFVITLPLFTQFDRASGGYQFTELHAWIPALNLNYALGVDGISVLFIILNAFITLMVVLAGWEVIQKRPAQYMAAFLIMSGLINGAFAAQDAILFYTFFEGMLIPLYLIIGMWGGQRRMYAAMKLFLYTLLGSLLMLVALIYLSYQAGGSFAIADLQAIKNIPLGVQQLLFIAFFLSFAVKVPMFPVHTWLPDAHVEAPTGGSMVLAAITLKVGAYGFLRFILPILPDASRYFAPVVIVLSLIAVVYIGLVALVQTDMKKLVAYSSISHMGFVTLGFFLFMQNGQPESWAFKGAIMQMISHGFVSAAMFMCIGVMYDRLHTRNIADYGGVVNVMPKFAAFMMLFGMANAGLPATSGFVGEFMVIMGATHYSLWIGAIAATTLIWGASYTLWMYKRVIFGDILHPAVKEMKDINAREFVILAILAVAVLGMGLLPEPFIAVIHQAADNLMAQIAHSKI, encoded by the coding sequence ATGTTTTTCAACAACTTACTCAGCTTAGCCATTTGGCTGCCGATATTGGCGGGCGTGCTGGTGCTGGCAACGGGTTCAGACGAAAAAGCCCCGTTGGCGCGCATACTCGCGCTGGTGGGCGCAGCCGCGAGCTTTGTCATCACCTTGCCACTGTTTACCCAGTTTGACCGCGCCAGCGGCGGCTATCAGTTTACCGAGCTGCATGCGTGGATACCCGCGCTTAATTTGAACTACGCGCTGGGCGTGGACGGCATTTCCGTGCTGTTTATTATTTTGAATGCGTTTATCACGCTGATGGTGGTACTGGCAGGCTGGGAAGTGATACAGAAACGCCCCGCGCAATACATGGCGGCGTTCCTGATAATGAGCGGGCTGATTAACGGCGCGTTTGCCGCGCAAGATGCCATTTTGTTTTACACCTTCTTTGAAGGCATGCTGATTCCGCTGTATTTGATTATTGGTATGTGGGGCGGGCAGCGCAGAATGTATGCCGCGATGAAACTGTTTCTTTACACGCTGCTCGGTTCGCTGCTGATGCTGGTTGCGTTGATTTATCTGTCGTATCAAGCGGGTGGCAGCTTTGCGATTGCCGATTTGCAGGCGATTAAAAATATTCCGCTGGGCGTGCAACAGCTTTTGTTTATCGCGTTTTTCCTATCGTTTGCGGTGAAGGTGCCGATGTTCCCCGTGCACACATGGCTGCCCGATGCCCACGTTGAAGCGCCCACAGGCGGCTCAATGGTGCTGGCGGCGATTACGCTGAAAGTGGGCGCATATGGCTTTTTGCGCTTTATTTTGCCGATTTTGCCCGATGCGTCGCGCTATTTCGCGCCCGTGGTGATTGTGTTGAGCCTGATTGCGGTGGTGTACATTGGCTTGGTTGCGCTGGTGCAAACCGATATGAAAAAGCTGGTGGCGTATTCGTCAATTAGCCATATGGGGTTTGTTACGCTGGGCTTTTTCCTGTTTATGCAAAATGGGCAGCCTGAAAGCTGGGCGTTTAAAGGCGCGATTATGCAGATGATTTCGCACGGCTTTGTTTCCGCTGCGATGTTTATGTGTATCGGCGTGATGTACGACCGTTTGCACACGCGCAATATTGCCGATTACGGCGGTGTGGTGAATGTGATGCCCAAATTTGCCGCGTTTATGATGCTGTTTGGCATGGCAAACGCAGGCTTGCCCGCCACATCGGGTTTTGTGGGCGAATTTATGGTGATTATGGGCGCAACGCATTACAGCCTGTGGATAGGCGCGATTGCGGCGACCACGCTGATTTGGGGCGCGAGCTACACGCTGTGGATGTATAAGCGCGTGATTTTCGGCGACATCCTCCATCCCGCCGTGAAAGAAATGAAAGACATCAACGCGCGCGAATTTGTGATTTTGGCGATTTTGGCGGTTGCCGTGCTGGGCATGGGCTTGCTGCCCGAGCCGTTTATCGCGGTAATCCACCAAGCGGCAGACAACCTAATGGCGCAAATCGCGCACAGCAAGATTTGA
- the fba gene encoding class II fructose-bisphosphate aldolase (catalyzes the reversible aldol condensation of dihydroxyacetonephosphate and glyceraldehyde 3-phosphate in the Calvin cycle, glycolysis, and/or gluconeogenesis): MALVSMRQLLDHAAEHGYGLPAFNVNNLEQMRAIMEAADQVNAPVIVQASAGARKYAGAPFLRHLILAAVEEFPHIPVVMHQDHGASPDVCQRSIQLGFSSVMMDGSLQEDGKTPSSYEYNAEVTRRVVQFSHACGVSVEGEIGVLGNLETGEAGEEDGVGAEGKLSHDQMLTSVADAVRFVRDTNVDALAIAVGTSHGAYKFTRPPTGEVLRIDRIKEIHAALPNTHIVMHGSSSVPQEWLKIINEFGGDIGETYGVPVEEIVEGIKHGVRKVNIDTDLRLASTGAIRRFMAQHPSEFDPRKYLSKTVEAMKQICLARYQAFGCEGMADKIKPISLEKMAAKYAKGELNQIVK; encoded by the coding sequence ATGGCACTCGTATCCATGCGCCAATTATTGGACCACGCCGCCGAACACGGCTACGGGCTTCCCGCATTCAACGTCAACAACTTGGAGCAAATGCGCGCGATTATGGAAGCCGCCGACCAAGTGAACGCGCCTGTCATCGTGCAGGCATCGGCAGGCGCACGCAAATATGCGGGTGCGCCTTTTTTGCGCCATTTGATTTTGGCGGCGGTGGAAGAGTTTCCGCATATCCCCGTAGTGATGCACCAAGACCACGGCGCATCGCCCGACGTGTGCCAACGCTCCATCCAGCTCGGCTTCAGCTCAGTGATGATGGACGGCTCGCTGCAAGAAGACGGCAAAACGCCGTCTAGCTATGAATACAACGCCGAAGTAACCCGCCGCGTGGTGCAGTTCTCGCACGCTTGCGGCGTGTCGGTGGAAGGCGAAATCGGCGTGTTGGGCAATTTGGAAACGGGTGAAGCGGGCGAGGAAGACGGCGTGGGCGCGGAAGGTAAATTGAGCCACGACCAAATGCTCACCAGCGTTGCCGATGCCGTGCGCTTTGTGCGCGACACCAATGTGGACGCGCTGGCGATTGCGGTGGGCACGAGCCACGGCGCATATAAATTCACCCGCCCGCCCACAGGCGAAGTGCTGCGGATTGACCGCATCAAAGAAATCCACGCCGCGCTGCCCAACACGCATATCGTGATGCACGGTTCTAGCTCCGTGCCGCAAGAATGGCTGAAAATCATCAACGAATTTGGCGGCGACATTGGCGAAACCTACGGCGTGCCCGTGGAAGAAATTGTGGAAGGCATCAAACACGGCGTGCGCAAAGTAAACATTGACACCGACCTGCGCCTTGCCAGCACGGGCGCAATCCGCCGCTTTATGGCGCAGCACCCCAGCGAGTTTGACCCGCGCAAATATTTGAGCAAAACGGTGGAAGCGATGAAGCAAATTTGCTTGGCGCGTTATCAAGCGTTTGGCTGCGAAGGTATGGCGGATAAAATCAAGCCGATTTCGCTGGAAAAAATGGCGGCGAAATATGCCAAGGGCGAGTTGAACCAGATTGTGAAATAG
- a CDS encoding LemA family protein — protein MQNIREMFSNLQAGLKKRQQLSGQIIEIASGYMAHEQLTQLKVAQNNTGQMQMVAQAFPQLKADATYQKLMQQLETLENDILARRENYNNRVNAYNSYRNSFPVVLVAQKLSFSIIQYFDTDDEKFDLQAQSFSRDDTQALQQFIDGSAKAVGDMTSQAVKHINQGVSQLKDKLDSAKPEQPNGDEPQDKEK, from the coding sequence ATGCAAAATATCCGCGAGATGTTTTCCAATTTGCAAGCGGGTTTGAAAAAACGCCAGCAGTTAAGCGGGCAGATTATTGAGATTGCATCGGGCTATATGGCGCACGAGCAGCTCACGCAGCTTAAAGTGGCGCAAAACAACACGGGGCAAATGCAAATGGTGGCGCAAGCCTTCCCCCAGCTGAAAGCCGATGCCACTTACCAAAAACTGATGCAGCAGTTGGAAACGCTGGAAAACGACATTCTGGCGCGGCGCGAAAATTACAATAACCGCGTGAACGCGTATAACAGCTATCGCAATTCGTTTCCCGTGGTGCTGGTGGCGCAGAAATTGTCGTTTAGCATCATCCAGTATTTTGATACCGACGACGAGAAATTTGACCTGCAAGCGCAAAGCTTCTCCCGCGACGACACGCAAGCCTTGCAGCAGTTTATTGACGGCAGCGCCAAGGCGGTGGGCGACATGACTTCGCAAGCGGTGAAACATATCAACCAAGGCGTGTCGCAGCTGAAAGACAAATTGGATTCGGCAAAGCCCGAACAACCCAATGGCGATGAACCGCAGGATAAAGAGAAATAA
- a CDS encoding 3-phenylpropionate MFS transporter, protein MKPSVQISAFAWLALNFLGYFCAFGVVQPFFPLWLQSHHHSEFFIAFVMSSAYLFRFLGGLLLSKRVKRLDALLPTIRLATWGSVAALLAAAASVGWAWLLVALVWLFFAFNGGEMPLNETAASAWQKQIGLDYGRARLCGSGAYILGALLSGWVVAQFGAEQLIYLMVILLLVHGLMQLPRAAPALHNRAVASQEASLGYMALLRQPETRGMLLAVSLIQGSHAAYYTYGVIYWQSAGLAPQQISWLWSVAVVAEIVLFFFSRRLLGGAEVVRLMQVSVVLTAGRWLLMAATVNPWVLLAVQLLHAAGFSLSHFTMVRFIVGQPEKDMAKLQALYIGLASCVVVAVLTLLAGGLYQVQPSWAFAVMSVFALGALWVLPKREKVEAA, encoded by the coding sequence ATGAAGCCGTCTGTTCAGATTTCTGCTTTTGCTTGGCTGGCGTTGAATTTTTTGGGTTATTTTTGCGCGTTTGGGGTGGTGCAGCCGTTTTTTCCGTTGTGGTTGCAGAGCCATCATCATTCGGAATTTTTTATTGCGTTTGTGATGTCGTCGGCTTATCTGTTTCGCTTTTTGGGCGGGCTGTTGCTGTCTAAGCGGGTGAAGCGGCTGGATGCGCTGTTGCCGACGATTCGGCTGGCAACGTGGGGCAGCGTGGCGGCGTTGCTGGCGGCTGCGGCAAGCGTTGGCTGGGCGTGGTTGTTGGTGGCGTTGGTTTGGCTGTTTTTTGCCTTTAATGGCGGCGAAATGCCGTTGAACGAGACGGCGGCGAGCGCTTGGCAAAAGCAGATTGGTTTGGATTATGGGCGGGCGCGGTTGTGCGGCTCGGGGGCGTATATTTTGGGGGCGCTGTTGTCGGGCTGGGTGGTGGCGCAGTTTGGCGCGGAGCAGTTGATTTATTTGATGGTGATTTTGCTGTTGGTGCATGGGCTGATGCAGCTGCCGCGGGCGGCGCCTGCTTTGCACAATCGGGCGGTGGCATCGCAGGAAGCGTCGTTGGGTTATATGGCGCTGTTGCGGCAGCCTGAAACGCGGGGGATGCTGCTGGCGGTGTCGTTGATTCAGGGCAGCCATGCGGCGTATTACACTTATGGCGTGATTTATTGGCAGTCGGCTGGGCTGGCGCCGCAGCAGATTAGTTGGCTGTGGAGCGTGGCGGTGGTGGCGGAGATTGTGTTGTTTTTCTTTTCTCGGCGGCTGTTGGGTGGGGCGGAGGTGGTGCGCTTGATGCAGGTGTCGGTGGTGCTGACTGCGGGGCGGTGGCTGCTGATGGCGGCAACGGTGAATCCGTGGGTTTTGCTGGCGGTGCAGCTGTTGCACGCGGCGGGGTTTAGTTTGTCGCATTTTACGATGGTGCGGTTTATTGTGGGGCAGCCTGAAAAGGATATGGCGAAGTTGCAGGCGTTGTATATTGGGCTGGCAAGTTGCGTGGTGGTGGCGGTGCTAACGCTGTTGGCTGGGGGCTTGTATCAGGTGCAGCCAAGTTGGGCGTTTGCGGTGATGAGTGTGTTTGCACTGGGGGCGTTGTGGGTGTTGCCGAAAAGGGAGAAGGTTGAGGCAGCCTGA
- a CDS encoding disulfide bond formation protein B yields MPCYRLTVLAVFLVAAGGVCGSFFGQYVLKMNPCVMCIQQRLALVATMLLALVCIALPHRKLIGRTLAAVLISAPAAFGAWVAAKQIHLQSLPPAEQPDCGAPLSFVLKNKPLFKLYEPLLRGDSGFCGEVYKVLGVPLPVWSVMFFAAVLLIVWAMWLRTRKQ; encoded by the coding sequence ATGCCGTGCTATCGTTTAACGGTGTTGGCGGTGTTTTTGGTGGCGGCGGGCGGTGTGTGCGGCTCGTTTTTTGGGCAATATGTGCTGAAAATGAATCCGTGTGTGATGTGCATCCAGCAGCGTTTGGCGTTGGTGGCAACGATGTTGCTGGCGTTGGTTTGCATCGCGCTGCCGCATCGCAAGCTGATTGGGCGCACGCTGGCGGCGGTGTTGATTTCCGCGCCTGCGGCGTTTGGCGCTTGGGTGGCGGCAAAGCAGATTCATTTGCAGTCGCTGCCGCCTGCCGAGCAGCCCGATTGCGGCGCGCCGCTGTCGTTCGTTTTGAAAAACAAGCCGTTGTTTAAATTGTATGAGCCGCTGTTGCGCGGGGATTCGGGCTTTTGCGGCGAGGTGTATAAGGTGTTGGGCGTGCCGCTGCCGGTGTGGAGCGTGATGTTTTTTGCGGCGGTGTTGCTGATTGTGTGGGCAATGTGGCTGCGGACGCGTAAACAATGA
- the clpP gene encoding ATP-dependent Clp endopeptidase proteolytic subunit ClpP — MLPDIQNNTLIPTVIEQSGRGERAFDIYSRLLKERIIFLVGPVNDHTANLVVAQLLFLESENPDKDIYFYINSPGGSVTAGMSIYDTMKFIKPDVQTLCLGQAASMGAFLLSAGTKGKRFALPNSRVMIHQPLISGGLGGQASDIEIHARELLKLKEKLNQMLAEHTGKSLEQIERDTDRDNFMSAQEAADYGLIDKVITTRADAA, encoded by the coding sequence ATGTTACCCGATATTCAAAACAACACCTTAATCCCCACCGTGATTGAACAAAGCGGGCGCGGCGAGCGCGCGTTTGACATTTATTCGCGCCTGCTCAAAGAGCGGATTATCTTTTTGGTGGGCCCCGTGAATGACCACACCGCCAACTTGGTGGTGGCACAGCTTTTGTTTTTGGAAAGCGAAAACCCCGACAAAGACATTTATTTCTACATCAACAGCCCCGGCGGCAGCGTTACCGCAGGCATGAGCATTTACGACACCATGAAGTTCATCAAGCCCGATGTGCAAACGCTGTGCTTGGGGCAGGCGGCGAGCATGGGCGCGTTTTTGCTGTCGGCGGGCACCAAGGGCAAACGCTTTGCCCTGCCCAACAGCCGCGTGATGATTCACCAGCCTTTGATTAGCGGCGGCTTGGGCGGGCAGGCTTCGGATATCGAGATTCACGCGCGCGAGCTGTTGAAGCTGAAAGAAAAATTGAACCAAATGCTGGCGGAACACACGGGCAAATCGCTGGAACAAATCGAGCGCGACACCGACCGCGACAATTTTATGTCTGCTCAAGAAGCGGCGGATTACGGCTTGATTGACAAAGTGATTACCACCCGCGCCGATGCGGCGTGA
- the nuoN gene encoding NADH-quinone oxidoreductase subunit NuoN: MDWTSLNLSAATPEIVLLIGLFGVLLLDLWLSDNNRFITHGLSIVVMLAAAGAQLATWVHEPITAFHGFYIADGISQAAKLAMYLATAALFVYAKPYNQLRGIFKGEYYTLAMFACVGMSVMMSAGHFLTAYIGLELLSLSLYAMIALQRDSARAAEAALKYFVLGALASGILLYGASMVYGATGSLNFAEIFQAAQSGDVNGWLLKLGVLFIVAAVAFKFGAVPFHMWVPDVYQGAPTSVGAFIGSVPKIAATLFAFRILVSGLVLNKGDWQLLFAALAALSLLVGNLAAIMQTNVKRMFGFSTVSHMGFVLLGFVGGQIGFQAAVFYAIIYTLMSLTGFGVLMAVSNEHHECNQISDLVGLNQRHAWYAFLMLLALFSMAGIPPLAGFYAKFAVLKALVAAQYPWATLLAVFAVVMSLVGAFYYLRVVRVMYFEDATQHEPMSGTLAAKWVLSVNALLLLVWGVMPAHLTEWIKTAVERAF; the protein is encoded by the coding sequence ATGGATTGGACAAGTTTGAATTTGAGTGCAGCCACACCTGAAATCGTGTTGCTGATTGGGCTGTTTGGCGTGCTGCTGCTGGATTTGTGGCTAAGCGATAACAACCGCTTTATCACGCATGGGCTGAGCATTGTGGTGATGCTGGCAGCGGCGGGCGCGCAGTTGGCAACGTGGGTGCATGAGCCTATTACCGCGTTCCACGGCTTTTATATTGCCGATGGCATTTCGCAAGCTGCCAAGCTGGCGATGTATTTGGCAACGGCGGCGTTGTTTGTCTACGCCAAGCCGTATAACCAACTGCGCGGCATTTTCAAGGGCGAGTATTACACGCTGGCGATGTTTGCCTGCGTGGGCATGAGCGTGATGATGAGCGCGGGGCATTTTTTGACGGCGTATATCGGCTTGGAGCTGCTGTCGTTGTCGCTGTATGCCATGATTGCGCTGCAACGCGATTCCGCCCGTGCCGCCGAAGCCGCGCTGAAATATTTTGTACTCGGCGCGCTGGCTTCGGGCATCTTGTTATACGGCGCTTCCATGGTTTACGGCGCAACGGGCAGCCTGAATTTCGCCGAGATTTTTCAGGCTGCCCAAAGCGGCGACGTGAACGGCTGGCTGTTGAAGCTGGGCGTGTTGTTTATTGTGGCGGCGGTGGCGTTTAAATTTGGCGCGGTGCCGTTTCACATGTGGGTGCCCGATGTGTATCAAGGCGCGCCGACTTCGGTGGGCGCGTTTATCGGCTCGGTGCCTAAAATCGCCGCCACTCTTTTTGCCTTCCGCATTCTGGTGAGCGGCTTGGTGTTGAACAAAGGCGATTGGCAGTTGCTGTTTGCCGCGCTGGCGGCGCTGTCGCTGCTGGTGGGCAATTTGGCGGCGATTATGCAAACCAATGTGAAGCGGATGTTCGGTTTTTCTACGGTGTCGCACATGGGCTTTGTTTTGCTCGGCTTTGTGGGCGGGCAGATTGGTTTTCAGGCTGCCGTGTTCTACGCGATTATTTACACGCTGATGAGCCTAACGGGCTTTGGCGTGCTGATGGCGGTGAGCAACGAGCACCACGAATGCAACCAAATCAGTGATTTGGTGGGATTGAACCAACGCCATGCGTGGTATGCGTTTTTGATGCTGCTGGCACTGTTTAGCATGGCGGGCATTCCGCCGCTGGCGGGTTTTTACGCTAAATTTGCCGTGCTGAAAGCGCTGGTTGCCGCGCAATATCCGTGGGCAACGCTGCTGGCGGTGTTTGCGGTGGTGATGAGCTTGGTGGGTGCGTTCTATTATTTGCGCGTGGTGCGCGTGATGTATTTTGAAGACGCTACGCAACACGAGCCGATGAGCGGCACGCTGGCGGCGAAGTGGGTGCTGTCTGTTAATGCGCTGCTGTTGCTGGTGTGGGGCGTGATGCCCGCTCATTTGACGGAATGGATTAAAACGGCGGTGGAACGCGCGTTTTGA
- the queC gene encoding 7-cyano-7-deazaguanine synthase QueC, producing MSPNTALVIFSGGQDSTTCLFQAIADCGAGNVQTISFQYGQRHAVELQRAAWIAQDLGVPHTVLDLSAIGNITHNALMDSSAPIQQAGNTPNTFVDGRNALFLLYAAIHAKAQGIHRIYTGVCETDFSGYPDCRDVFIKSMNVTLNLAMDYPFDIRTPLMWLTKKQTWALADQLGAFDYIRAHTHTCYMGVAGGCHQCPACILRERGLREYLAERGG from the coding sequence ATGTCTCCCAACACAGCACTCGTTATCTTCTCGGGCGGGCAAGATTCCACCACCTGCCTGTTCCAAGCCATCGCCGACTGCGGCGCGGGCAACGTGCAAACCATCAGCTTCCAATACGGGCAACGCCACGCCGTCGAGCTGCAACGCGCCGCGTGGATTGCCCAAGATTTAGGCGTGCCGCACACCGTGTTGGATTTATCCGCCATTGGCAACATCACCCACAACGCTTTGATGGACAGCAGCGCGCCCATCCAGCAAGCGGGCAACACGCCCAACACTTTTGTGGACGGGCGCAACGCCCTATTTTTGCTCTACGCCGCCATCCACGCCAAAGCGCAAGGCATCCACCGCATCTACACAGGCGTATGCGAAACCGATTTTTCAGGCTATCCCGACTGCCGCGACGTGTTCATCAAATCCATGAACGTAACGCTCAACCTCGCCATGGACTACCCGTTTGACATCCGCACCCCGCTGATGTGGCTCACCAAAAAACAAACATGGGCACTCGCCGACCAACTGGGCGCGTTTGACTACATCCGCGCGCACACCCACACCTGCTACATGGGCGTGGCAGGCGGCTGCCACCAATGCCCCGCCTGCATCTTGCGCGAACGCGGATTGCGGGAGTATTTGGCGGAACGGGGTGGGTAG